The nucleotide sequence TCGTCGGCTCGTGGGAAATCCTATCGTCCGCCTTCACGCGCCTCGCCACGCCGCGCGTTCCGCAAGTTTCGGTGTGGGGCTTCGCGATCATGGGGGCGACACTCGTCATCAACGGGATCGTGGTCGCCTGGGAACGGCGCGCCGCTCGGCGCCTGCAGAGTGAGTTGCTGAGCTCGGACGCGGAGCACACTCAGAGCGACGTGCTCGCGAGCGTACTGGTGCTGCTGAGCTTCGCGGCTGCGCGGTTCGGGATCGCTTGGGCCGATGTCGTGGCCGCGGTGCTCATCGTGGGCCTGATCATGCGCGCGGGGATCGTCATCCTTCGCACCACGCTCTCGACGCTCGCCGACGAGCGGCGTCTCGATCCGGTCGAGGTCGAGGGACTGGCCCTCGAGGAGTCCGGCGTGCGCGAGGCGCACAACGTTCGTTCGCGCGGCGCCGCCGATCACATCCACGTGGACCTGCACGTGCTGGTCGCCCCCGACACCACGATCGCCCACGCGCATGCGCTCGGCCATCGCGTCGAGGCGCGCATTCGCGGTCGGTGGCCTACGGTGTCCGATGTGGTGGTGCACGTCGAGCCGGCGCTCGATGCCGAGCGAGCGCGCGAGCGCATCGGGGGCGCACTCCATGCCGAGGGTTAGCGCCCGCATGAGTGTCGGGCGGCTGCCGCTTCCAGCGCTGTTCGCGGCCGCGTTCGTCACGCTCGCGCCGGGCGTGGCCCGAGCCGCGGGCGAACACGGCGTCGATCTGCAGCCGATTCTGTTCGGGCTCACGCTCGTGATCCTCGGTGCGCGACTCGGAGGCGAGCTGTTCGAGCGGCTGCGGCTGCCGGCGGTGCTCGGTGAGCTGATCGCCGGCATCACGATCGGCAACCTGCCGCTGGTCGGCATCACCGCATTCGCGGGGCTCGCGCAGATTCCGTCACTCGAGGTGCTGGCGCAGCTCGGCGTGCTGTTCCTGCTGTTCGGCGTCGGGCTCGAATCGGATCTCGGCCAGATGCGGAAAGTCGGCCGCTCGGCCACGTTGGTCGCGCTGCTCGGAGTGGTGGCGCCGATGATCCTCGGCTACTTCGTCACCCGTCTCTTTTTCCCCGATCACAATCGACTCGCCGACTGGTTCGTGGGTGCGACGCTG is from Candidatus Eisenbacteria bacterium and encodes:
- a CDS encoding cation transporter is translated as MSPAETPPRSESRAAGIARVLWWVLVLNLIVAAAKLGYGWRSGAISITADGLHSILDASSNVFGLIGLHIARKPPDADHPYGHRKYETFSALAIAVMMFVGSWEILSSAFTRLATPRVPQVSVWGFAIMGATLVINGIVVAWERRAARRLQSELLSSDAEHTQSDVLASVLVLLSFAAARFGIAWADVVAAVLIVGLIMRAGIVILRTTLSTLADERRLDPVEVEGLALEESGVREAHNVRSRGAADHIHVDLHVLVAPDTTIAHAHALGHRVEARIRGRWPTVSDVVVHVEPALDAERARERIGGALHAEG